In a single window of the Orcinus orca chromosome 9, mOrcOrc1.1, whole genome shotgun sequence genome:
- the TRIL gene encoding TLR4 interactor with leucine rich repeats has translation MEAARALRFLLVVCGCLALPPRAQPVCPERCDCQHPQHLLCTNRGLRAVPKTSSLPSPQDVLTYSLGGNFITNITAFDFHRLGQLRRLDLQYNQIRSLHPKTFEKLSRLEELYLGNNLLQALAPGTLAPLRKLRILYANGNEISRLSRGSFEGLESLVKLRLDGNALGALPDAVFAPLGNLLYLHLESNRIRFLGKNAFAHLGKLRFLNLSANELQPSLRHAATFAPLRSLSTLILSANSLQHLGPRVFQHLPRLGLLSLRGNQLTHLAPEAFWGLEALRELRLEGNRLSQLPVALLEPLHSLEALDLSGNELSALHPTIFGHLGRLRELSLRDNALSALSGDIFASSPALYRLDLDGNGWTCDCRLRDLKRWMGDWHSQGRLLTVFVQCRHPPALRGKYLDYLDDQQLQNGSCTDPSPSVSPTAESKRHALPTAPGEEVAPPAGALAEQPPPQPQPQQRGRFLPGVTWDGAARELLSNRSALRLSRRGPGLQQPSSNAAAAAGPAPHPLDLLEKPGRGRPTPSDPAHTEPTPTATLGSAPAGDPWQRAAKQHLAAQQQESTAQSDGGVGLPPLVSDPCDFNKFILCNLTVEAVGANSAAVRWAVREHRSPRTLGGARFRLLFDRFGQQPKFHRFVYLPERSDSATLRELRADTPYLVCVEGVLGGRVCPVAPRDHCAGLVTLPEPGSQSSVDYQLLTLALLAVNALLVLLALAAWASRWLRRKLRARRKGGAPVHVRHMYSTRRPLRSMGTGVSADFSGFQSHRPRTTVCALSEADLIEFPCDRFMDSGGGGAGGSLRREDHLLQRFAD, from the coding sequence ATGGAGGCTGCCCGCGCCTTGCGCTTCCTGCTCGTGGTGTGCGGCTGCCTTGCGCTCCCGCCGCGGGCCCAGCCGGTGTGTCCGGAGCGCTGCGACTGCCAGCACCCCCAGCACCTCCTGTGCACCAACAGGGGGCTCCGCGCCGTGCCCAAGACCAGCTCGCTGCCGAGCCCGCAGGACGTGCTCACCTACAGCCTCGGCGGCAACTTCATAACCAACATCACGGCCTTCGACTTCCACCGCCTGGGGCAGCTCAGACGGCTGGACCTGCAGTACAACCAGATCCGTTCTCTGCACCCCAAGACCTTCGAGAAGCTCTCGCGGCTGGAGGAGCTCTACCTGGGCAACAACCTCCTGCAGGCGCTCGCCCCGGGCACGCTGGCGCCGCTGCGCAAGCTGCGCATCCTCTACGCCAACGGGAACGAGATCAGCCGCCTCAGCCGAGGCTCCTTCGAGGGACTGGAGAGCCTGGTCAAGCTGCGGCTGGACGGGAACGCCCTGGGGGCGCTGCCGGACGCCGTCTTTGCCCCCTTGGGTAACTTGCTCTACCTACATCTGGAGTCCAACCGGATCCGTTTTCTGGGCAAGAACGCCTTCGCCCATCTGGGGAAGCTGCGCTTCCTCAACCTCTCTGCCAACGAGCTGCAGCCCTCCCTACGCCACGCGGCCACCTTCGCACCGCTGCGCTCTCTCTCCACCCTCATCCTCTCGGCCAACAGCCTGCAGCACCTCGGGCCGCGCGTCTTCCAGCACCTGCCGCGCCTTGGCCTACTCTCGCTCAGGGGCAACCAGCTCACGCACCTCGCGCCCGAGGCTTTTTGGGGGTTGGAGGCCTTGCGCGAGCTGCGCCTGGAGGGCAATCGGCTGAGCCAGCTGCCCGTGGCGCTGCTGGAGCCTCTGCACAGCCTGGAGGCGCTGGACCTGAGCGGCAATGAGCTGTCCGCTCTGCACCCCACTATCTTTGGCCACCTGGGCCGGCTGCGCGAGCTCAGCTTGCGCGACAATGCGCTCAGTGCCCTCTCCGGGGACATCTTCgcctccagcccagccctctATCGGTTGGATCTAGACGGCAACGGCTGGACCTGCGACTGCCGGCTGAGGGACCTGAAGCGCTGGATGGGTGACTGGCACTCGCAGGGCCGGCTCCTCACCGTCTTCGTGCAGTGTCGCCACCCTCCGGCCCTGCGGGGCAAGTACCTGGATTACCTGGACGACCAGCAACTGCAGAACGGGTCTTGCACAGATCCCTCACCTTCGGTTTCCCCGACTGCCGAGAGCAAGCGGCATGCCCTACCCACAGCCCCGGGGGAGGAGGTGGCGCCCCCTGCAGGTGCCCTCGCGGAGCAGCCGCCGCCGCAGCCACAGCCACAGCAAAGGGGTCGATTTCTGCCAGGGGTGACCTGGGATGGGGCCGCCAGGGAGCTTTTGAGTAACCGCAGCGCCCTAAGGCTGAGCCGGCGGGGTCCGGGCCTCCAGCAGCCGAGCTCCAACGCCGCTGCTGCCGCGGGCCCGGCGCCACACCCCCTGGACCTCCTCGAGAAGCCTGGGCGGGGACGTCCGACTCCGTCGGATCCAGCCCACACGGAGCCCACCCCGACGGCCACGCTGGGCTCTGCGCCAGCCGGCGACCCCTGGCAGCGCGCGGCGAAGCAGCACCTGGCTGCGCAGCAGCAGGAGAGCACCGCCCAGTCCGACGGCGGGGTCGGCCTGCCGCCGCTGGTATCCGACCCGTGTGACTTCAACAAGTTCATCCTGTGCAACCTGACCGTGGAAGCGGTGGGCGCCAACAGCGCCGCGGTGCGCTGGGCGGTGCGCGAGCACCGCAGTCCCCGGACGCTGGGCGGCGCGCGCTTCCGCCTACTCTTCGACCGCTTTGGCCAGCAGCCTAAATTCCACCGCTTCGTCTACCTGCCTGAGCGCAGCGACTCGGCCACGCTTCGCGAGCTGCGGGCAGACACCCCCTACCTGGTGTGCGTGGAGGGCGTGCTAGGCGGCCGGGTCTGCCCGGTGGCTCCCCGGGACCACTGCGCGGGGCTGGTCACCCTGCCGGAGCCTGGGAGCCAGAGCAGCGTCGACTACCAACTGCTGACCTTGGCCCTGCTGGCCGTCAACGCACTGCTGGTACTCCTGGCCTTGGCGGCCTGGGCGTCGCGCTGGCTGCGTAGGAAGCTGCGGGCCAGGCGGAAGGGCGGGGCCCCCGTCCACGTTCGCCACATGTACTCTACCCGACGGCCCCTGCGCTCCATGGGCACCGGCGTGTCTGCCGACTTCTCTGGCTTCCAGTCGCACCGGCCGCGCACCACCGTGTGCGCACTCAGCGAGGCGGACCTCATCGAGTTCCCGTGCGACCGCTTCATGGACAGCGGgggcggcggcgcgggcggcaGCCTGAGGCGGGAGGACCATCTCCTGCAGCGATTTGCCGACTAG